In Polypterus senegalus isolate Bchr_013 chromosome 12, ASM1683550v1, whole genome shotgun sequence, the following are encoded in one genomic region:
- the LOC120541157 gene encoding interleukin enhancer-binding factor 3-like isoform X2, with product MGRGCGQKRGGKAKRGELVPMPVWDEHMAYEELLYWDSLIHLGRRLHPQDYDRYEELRYWYDCLCYKEDLRIYYQYQAAEDAARPDPQDETSEFVMRPIRIFVNDDRHVMAKHSAVYPTQEELECVQNMVSHTERALKAVSDWLDEQEKTNNKPPSTVSEESAPEEKESEQKPDQATRTLRGVMRVGLVAKGLLLKGDLDLELVLLCKEKPTISLLKKVADNLTVQLKTVTEESYEVIQSIREAAIVIKSTKEPVLSLTIHLTSPVVREEAEKQAAGETLSVNDPPDVLDRQKCLTALASLRHAKWFQARANGLKSCVIVIRILRDLCSRVPTWSPLRGWPLELLCEKAIGTGNRPMGAGEALRRVLECIASGILMPGKDGPGISDPCEKEITDAINHLDRQQREDITQSAQHALRLAAFGQLHKVLGMDPLPSKMPRKPKSDTPIDYTVQIPPSTTYAPPVKRPIEEEEGGDDKSPNKKKKKLQKKAPEEKAEPPQAMNALMRLNQLKPGLQYKLISQTGPVHVPVFTMAVEVDDKTFEASGPSKKTAKLHVAVKVLQDMGLPTGVEVKTAEPVKTEEVVNEVEIKPSVVAPPVSETSSNSNVQNSDSGNNSENARQQGPILTKHGKNPVMELNEKRRGLKYELISETGGSHDKRFVMEVEVDGMKFQGAGSNKKVAKAYAALAALEKLFPDAPAVDPVKKKKPPPMHNPGFGLMAAGAAGDAPVNPRGRGRGGRGRGRGRGFNNAGGYNQGGYGSYGYGSNANSGFNNYNNGGGSGAASTGSGGGGGGGYSYYQNDGGYGPPPPNPKPVAKKPLHHQGVSGGAGLGKQPFSGGGSAGYHSQGNPGPYSQGQYSGYSQGGQAKKSFNSSQGGGGGGSYSNYSTAYPSQVTGGSGGYGSNSYGSGGGSYSNPQGGYGGGSSGSGSSYQGFGSQSYSSQGGSSQSYGGSQSSYSSHRGYGGGEQGYQYR from the exons atacGAAGAACTGCGCTACTGGTACGACTGTCTGTGTTACAAGGAGGACCTAAGAATATATTACCAGTACCAAGCAGCTGAAGACGCTGCCAGACCGGACCCCCAGGACGAAACTTCAGAATTTGTCATG CGCCCAATCAGAATCTTTGTGAATGATGATCGCCATGTTATGGCAAAACACTCTGCAGTATATCCAACACAGGAAGAACTTGAATGTGTCCAGAACATGGTGTCTCATACTGAGAGAGCTCTCAAAGCTGTGTCCGACTGGCTAGATGAGCAAGAGAAAACCAATAACAAACCGCCGTCAACTGTGAGTGAGGAATCTGCCCCGGAGGAAAAGGAAAG cgAGCAGAAACCTGACCAGGCAACAAGGACATTGCGAGGGGTTATGAGGGTAGGCCTTGTGGCCAAGGGCCTGCTCTTGAAAGGGGATCTTGATCTGGAATTAGTTCTCCTCTGTAAAGAGAAGCCTACCATCTCACTCCTTAAGAAAGTAGCAGATAATCTGACTGTTCAATTGAAG ACTGTGACAGAAGAAAGTTATGAGGTAATCCAGAGCATACGAGAAGCGGCTATAGTCATCAAAAGTACGAAAGAGCCTGTGCTGTCTCTCACAATACATTTGACTTCTCCAGTAGTTCGAGAAGAAGCAGAGAAGCAGGCTGCTGGAG AAACGCTATCAGTCAACGATCCTCCGGATGTTCTGGACAGGCAGAAATGCCTTACTGCCTTGGCGTCCCTCCGCCACGCCAAGTGGTTCCAG GCAAGGGCAAATGGTTTGAAGTCCTGTGTCATTGTTATCCGTATCCTTAGAGACTTGTGTTCAAGAGTTCCTACCTGGTCTCCATTAAGAGGATGG CCACTTGAGTTACTCTGTGAAAAGGCCATTGGAACAGGTAACAGGCCAATGGGTGCTGGAGAGGCCCTGCGTAGAGTCCTTGAGTGCATTGCCTCAGGAATACTTATGCCAGGTAAAG ATGGCCCTGGCATTTCTGACCCATGTGAAAAGGAAATCACTGATGCCATTAACCACTTAGACAGACAGCAGCGAGAGGATATTACACAGAGTGCTCAG CATGCATTGCGGTTGGCTGCATTTGGACAACTTCACAAAGTGTTGGGAATGGATCCTCTGCCTTCAAAAATGCCAAGAAAGCCAAAAAGTGACACCCCAATTGACTATACAG ttcaAATCCCTCCTAGTACAACTTACGCTCCCCCTGTGAAAAGAcctatagaagaagaagaaggtggtgaTGACAAGAGccctaataaaaagaaaaagaaattgcaaaaaaaag CTCCTGAAGAGAAAGCTGAACCCCCACAAGCAATGAATGCACTAATGAGGTTAAATCAACTGAAGCCCGGTCTCCAGTACAAACTTATTTCTCAGACGGGTCCAGTTCACGTTCCTGTTTTTACTATGGCTGTTGAGGTTGATGACAAAACATTCGAAGCTTCAGGGCCCTCCAAGAAAACTGCAAAACTTCATGTGGCTGTTAAG GTTCTGCAGGACATGGGACTGCCGACGGGAGTAGAAGTAAAAACTGCTGAACCTGTAAAAACTGAGGAAGTTGTAAATGAAGTGGAGATTAAACCATCTGTAGTAGCACCCCCTGTTTCAGAGACCAGTAGTAACTCGAATGTTCAGAATTCAGACTCTGGCAATAATTCTGAG AATGCTCGGCAACAGGGTCCAATTTTGACCAAGCATGGTAAGAATCCAGTAATGGAGCTAAATGAGAAAAGGAGAGGTCTAAAATACGAGTTAATATCGGAGACTGGAGGCAGTCACGACAAGCGCTTTGTCATGGAG GTTGAAGTGGATGGAATGAAATTCCAGGGTGCTGGCTCTAATAAAAAGGTGGCCAAAGCCTATGCTGCTCTAGCTGCTCTTGAAAAACTCTTTCCTGATGCACCTGCTGTAGACCCAGTTAAAAAGAAGAAACCACCACCGATG cATAATCCTGGTTTTGGGCTGATGGCTGCCGGTGCAGCAGGAGATGCTCCCGTTAACCCCAGAGGGCGAGGAAGAGGTGGACGTGGAAGAGGCAGAGGCAGGGGATTCAATAATGCAGGAGGCTACAACCAAG GAGGATATGGAAGCTACGGTTATGGATCAAATGCTAATTCTGGTTTTA ATAACTATAACAATGGTGGTGGATCTGGAGCAGCCTCGACAGgcagtggtggtggtggaggaggaggatACTCCTACTATCAGAATGATGGTGGCTACGGCCCTCCTCCACCAAATCCTAAGCCTGTTGCCAAAAAGCCTTTACACCATCAGGGGGTTAGTGGTGGTGCTGGTCTTGGAAAGCAGCCCTTCAGTGGAGGAGGGTCAGCAGGCTACCATTCACAGGGCAATCCAGGCCCCTACAGCCAGGGCCAGTATTCAGGATATAGTCAAGGTGGCCAAGCAAAGAAGAGCTTCAACTCCAGCCAAGGAGGTGGAGGCGGAGGCAGCTATTCAAACTACAGCACAGCCTACCCTAGTCAGGTGACTGGGGGGAGTGGAG GATATGGCAGTAACAGTTACGGATCTGGAGGAGGATCCTATTCAAACCCGCAAGGAGGCTATGGTGGAGGATCTTCTGGTTCTGGCAGCAGCTATCAAG GCTTTGGCTCTCAGAGTTACAGCTCACAAGGTGGAAGCAGCCAAAGCTACGGTGGCAGTCAGTCTTCATATTCTAGCCATCGGGGGTATGGAGGAGGAGAACAAGGCTATCAATACAGATGA
- the LOC120541157 gene encoding interleukin enhancer-binding factor 3-like isoform X1, translating to MGRGCGQKRGGKAKRGELVPMPVWDEHMAYEELLYWDSLIHLGRRLHPQDYDRYEELRYWYDCLCYKEDLRIYYQYQAAEDAARPDPQDETSEFVMRPIRIFVNDDRHVMAKHSAVYPTQEELECVQNMVSHTERALKAVSDWLDEQEKTNNKPPSTVSEESAPEEKESEQKPDQATRTLRGVMRVGLVAKGLLLKGDLDLELVLLCKEKPTISLLKKVADNLTVQLKTVTEESYEVIQSIREAAIVIKSTKEPVLSLTIHLTSPVVREEAEKQAAGETLSVNDPPDVLDRQKCLTALASLRHAKWFQARANGLKSCVIVIRILRDLCSRVPTWSPLRGWPLELLCEKAIGTGNRPMGAGEALRRVLECIASGILMPGKDGPGISDPCEKEITDAINHLDRQQREDITQSAQHALRLAAFGQLHKVLGMDPLPSKMPRKPKSDTPIDYTVQIPPSTTYAPPVKRPIEEEEGGDDKSPNKKKKKLQKKAPEEKAEPPQAMNALMRLNQLKPGLQYKLISQTGPVHVPVFTMAVEVDDKTFEASGPSKKTAKLHVAVKVLQDMGLPTGVEVKTAEPVKTEEVVNEVEIKPSVVAPPVSETSSNSNVQNSDSGNNSENARQQGPILTKHGKNPVMELNEKRRGLKYELISETGGSHDKRFVMEVEVDGMKFQGAGSNKKVAKAYAALAALEKLFPDAPAVDPVKKKKPPPMHNPGFGLMAAGAAGDAPVNPRGRGRGGRGRGRGRGFNNAGGYNQGGYGSYGYGSNANSGFNNYNNGGGSGAASTGSGGGGGGGYSYYQNDGGYGPPPPNPKPVAKKPLHHQGVSGGAGLGKQPFSGGGSAGYHSQGNPGPYSQGQYSGYSQGGQAKKSFNSSQGGGGGGSYSNYSTAYPSQVTGGSGAGYGSNSYGSGGGSYSNPQGGYGGGSSGSGSSYQGFGSQSYSSQGGSSQSYGGSQSSYSSHRGYGGGEQGYQYR from the exons atacGAAGAACTGCGCTACTGGTACGACTGTCTGTGTTACAAGGAGGACCTAAGAATATATTACCAGTACCAAGCAGCTGAAGACGCTGCCAGACCGGACCCCCAGGACGAAACTTCAGAATTTGTCATG CGCCCAATCAGAATCTTTGTGAATGATGATCGCCATGTTATGGCAAAACACTCTGCAGTATATCCAACACAGGAAGAACTTGAATGTGTCCAGAACATGGTGTCTCATACTGAGAGAGCTCTCAAAGCTGTGTCCGACTGGCTAGATGAGCAAGAGAAAACCAATAACAAACCGCCGTCAACTGTGAGTGAGGAATCTGCCCCGGAGGAAAAGGAAAG cgAGCAGAAACCTGACCAGGCAACAAGGACATTGCGAGGGGTTATGAGGGTAGGCCTTGTGGCCAAGGGCCTGCTCTTGAAAGGGGATCTTGATCTGGAATTAGTTCTCCTCTGTAAAGAGAAGCCTACCATCTCACTCCTTAAGAAAGTAGCAGATAATCTGACTGTTCAATTGAAG ACTGTGACAGAAGAAAGTTATGAGGTAATCCAGAGCATACGAGAAGCGGCTATAGTCATCAAAAGTACGAAAGAGCCTGTGCTGTCTCTCACAATACATTTGACTTCTCCAGTAGTTCGAGAAGAAGCAGAGAAGCAGGCTGCTGGAG AAACGCTATCAGTCAACGATCCTCCGGATGTTCTGGACAGGCAGAAATGCCTTACTGCCTTGGCGTCCCTCCGCCACGCCAAGTGGTTCCAG GCAAGGGCAAATGGTTTGAAGTCCTGTGTCATTGTTATCCGTATCCTTAGAGACTTGTGTTCAAGAGTTCCTACCTGGTCTCCATTAAGAGGATGG CCACTTGAGTTACTCTGTGAAAAGGCCATTGGAACAGGTAACAGGCCAATGGGTGCTGGAGAGGCCCTGCGTAGAGTCCTTGAGTGCATTGCCTCAGGAATACTTATGCCAGGTAAAG ATGGCCCTGGCATTTCTGACCCATGTGAAAAGGAAATCACTGATGCCATTAACCACTTAGACAGACAGCAGCGAGAGGATATTACACAGAGTGCTCAG CATGCATTGCGGTTGGCTGCATTTGGACAACTTCACAAAGTGTTGGGAATGGATCCTCTGCCTTCAAAAATGCCAAGAAAGCCAAAAAGTGACACCCCAATTGACTATACAG ttcaAATCCCTCCTAGTACAACTTACGCTCCCCCTGTGAAAAGAcctatagaagaagaagaaggtggtgaTGACAAGAGccctaataaaaagaaaaagaaattgcaaaaaaaag CTCCTGAAGAGAAAGCTGAACCCCCACAAGCAATGAATGCACTAATGAGGTTAAATCAACTGAAGCCCGGTCTCCAGTACAAACTTATTTCTCAGACGGGTCCAGTTCACGTTCCTGTTTTTACTATGGCTGTTGAGGTTGATGACAAAACATTCGAAGCTTCAGGGCCCTCCAAGAAAACTGCAAAACTTCATGTGGCTGTTAAG GTTCTGCAGGACATGGGACTGCCGACGGGAGTAGAAGTAAAAACTGCTGAACCTGTAAAAACTGAGGAAGTTGTAAATGAAGTGGAGATTAAACCATCTGTAGTAGCACCCCCTGTTTCAGAGACCAGTAGTAACTCGAATGTTCAGAATTCAGACTCTGGCAATAATTCTGAG AATGCTCGGCAACAGGGTCCAATTTTGACCAAGCATGGTAAGAATCCAGTAATGGAGCTAAATGAGAAAAGGAGAGGTCTAAAATACGAGTTAATATCGGAGACTGGAGGCAGTCACGACAAGCGCTTTGTCATGGAG GTTGAAGTGGATGGAATGAAATTCCAGGGTGCTGGCTCTAATAAAAAGGTGGCCAAAGCCTATGCTGCTCTAGCTGCTCTTGAAAAACTCTTTCCTGATGCACCTGCTGTAGACCCAGTTAAAAAGAAGAAACCACCACCGATG cATAATCCTGGTTTTGGGCTGATGGCTGCCGGTGCAGCAGGAGATGCTCCCGTTAACCCCAGAGGGCGAGGAAGAGGTGGACGTGGAAGAGGCAGAGGCAGGGGATTCAATAATGCAGGAGGCTACAACCAAG GAGGATATGGAAGCTACGGTTATGGATCAAATGCTAATTCTGGTTTTA ATAACTATAACAATGGTGGTGGATCTGGAGCAGCCTCGACAGgcagtggtggtggtggaggaggaggatACTCCTACTATCAGAATGATGGTGGCTACGGCCCTCCTCCACCAAATCCTAAGCCTGTTGCCAAAAAGCCTTTACACCATCAGGGGGTTAGTGGTGGTGCTGGTCTTGGAAAGCAGCCCTTCAGTGGAGGAGGGTCAGCAGGCTACCATTCACAGGGCAATCCAGGCCCCTACAGCCAGGGCCAGTATTCAGGATATAGTCAAGGTGGCCAAGCAAAGAAGAGCTTCAACTCCAGCCAAGGAGGTGGAGGCGGAGGCAGCTATTCAAACTACAGCACAGCCTACCCTAGTCAGGTGACTGGGGGGAGTGGAG CAGGATATGGCAGTAACAGTTACGGATCTGGAGGAGGATCCTATTCAAACCCGCAAGGAGGCTATGGTGGAGGATCTTCTGGTTCTGGCAGCAGCTATCAAG GCTTTGGCTCTCAGAGTTACAGCTCACAAGGTGGAAGCAGCCAAAGCTACGGTGGCAGTCAGTCTTCATATTCTAGCCATCGGGGGTATGGAGGAGGAGAACAAGGCTATCAATACAGATGA
- the LOC120541157 gene encoding interleukin enhancer-binding factor 3-like isoform X3, with protein MGRGCGQKRGGKAKRGELVPMPVWDEHMAYEELLYWDSLIHLGRRLHPQDYDRYEELRYWYDCLCYKEDLRIYYQYQAAEDAARPDPQDETSEFVMRPIRIFVNDDRHVMAKHSAVYPTQEELECVQNMVSHTERALKAVSDWLDEQEKTNNKPPSTVSEESAPEEKESEQKPDQATRTLRGVMRVGLVAKGLLLKGDLDLELVLLCKEKPTISLLKKVADNLTVQLKTVTEESYEVIQSIREAAIVIKSTKEPVLSLTIHLTSPVVREEAEKQAAGETLSVNDPPDVLDRQKCLTALASLRHAKWFQARANGLKSCVIVIRILRDLCSRVPTWSPLRGWPLELLCEKAIGTGNRPMGAGEALRRVLECIASGILMPDGPGISDPCEKEITDAINHLDRQQREDITQSAQHALRLAAFGQLHKVLGMDPLPSKMPRKPKSDTPIDYTVQIPPSTTYAPPVKRPIEEEEGGDDKSPNKKKKKLQKKAPEEKAEPPQAMNALMRLNQLKPGLQYKLISQTGPVHVPVFTMAVEVDDKTFEASGPSKKTAKLHVAVKVLQDMGLPTGVEVKTAEPVKTEEVVNEVEIKPSVVAPPVSETSSNSNVQNSDSGNNSENARQQGPILTKHGKNPVMELNEKRRGLKYELISETGGSHDKRFVMEVEVDGMKFQGAGSNKKVAKAYAALAALEKLFPDAPAVDPVKKKKPPPMHNPGFGLMAAGAAGDAPVNPRGRGRGGRGRGRGRGFNNAGGYNQGGYGSYGYGSNANSGFNNYNNGGGSGAASTGSGGGGGGGYSYYQNDGGYGPPPPNPKPVAKKPLHHQGVSGGAGLGKQPFSGGGSAGYHSQGNPGPYSQGQYSGYSQGGQAKKSFNSSQGGGGGGSYSNYSTAYPSQVTGGSGAGYGSNSYGSGGGSYSNPQGGYGGGSSGSGSSYQGFGSQSYSSQGGSSQSYGGSQSSYSSHRGYGGGEQGYQYR; from the exons atacGAAGAACTGCGCTACTGGTACGACTGTCTGTGTTACAAGGAGGACCTAAGAATATATTACCAGTACCAAGCAGCTGAAGACGCTGCCAGACCGGACCCCCAGGACGAAACTTCAGAATTTGTCATG CGCCCAATCAGAATCTTTGTGAATGATGATCGCCATGTTATGGCAAAACACTCTGCAGTATATCCAACACAGGAAGAACTTGAATGTGTCCAGAACATGGTGTCTCATACTGAGAGAGCTCTCAAAGCTGTGTCCGACTGGCTAGATGAGCAAGAGAAAACCAATAACAAACCGCCGTCAACTGTGAGTGAGGAATCTGCCCCGGAGGAAAAGGAAAG cgAGCAGAAACCTGACCAGGCAACAAGGACATTGCGAGGGGTTATGAGGGTAGGCCTTGTGGCCAAGGGCCTGCTCTTGAAAGGGGATCTTGATCTGGAATTAGTTCTCCTCTGTAAAGAGAAGCCTACCATCTCACTCCTTAAGAAAGTAGCAGATAATCTGACTGTTCAATTGAAG ACTGTGACAGAAGAAAGTTATGAGGTAATCCAGAGCATACGAGAAGCGGCTATAGTCATCAAAAGTACGAAAGAGCCTGTGCTGTCTCTCACAATACATTTGACTTCTCCAGTAGTTCGAGAAGAAGCAGAGAAGCAGGCTGCTGGAG AAACGCTATCAGTCAACGATCCTCCGGATGTTCTGGACAGGCAGAAATGCCTTACTGCCTTGGCGTCCCTCCGCCACGCCAAGTGGTTCCAG GCAAGGGCAAATGGTTTGAAGTCCTGTGTCATTGTTATCCGTATCCTTAGAGACTTGTGTTCAAGAGTTCCTACCTGGTCTCCATTAAGAGGATGG CCACTTGAGTTACTCTGTGAAAAGGCCATTGGAACAGGTAACAGGCCAATGGGTGCTGGAGAGGCCCTGCGTAGAGTCCTTGAGTGCATTGCCTCAGGAATACTTATGCCAG ATGGCCCTGGCATTTCTGACCCATGTGAAAAGGAAATCACTGATGCCATTAACCACTTAGACAGACAGCAGCGAGAGGATATTACACAGAGTGCTCAG CATGCATTGCGGTTGGCTGCATTTGGACAACTTCACAAAGTGTTGGGAATGGATCCTCTGCCTTCAAAAATGCCAAGAAAGCCAAAAAGTGACACCCCAATTGACTATACAG ttcaAATCCCTCCTAGTACAACTTACGCTCCCCCTGTGAAAAGAcctatagaagaagaagaaggtggtgaTGACAAGAGccctaataaaaagaaaaagaaattgcaaaaaaaag CTCCTGAAGAGAAAGCTGAACCCCCACAAGCAATGAATGCACTAATGAGGTTAAATCAACTGAAGCCCGGTCTCCAGTACAAACTTATTTCTCAGACGGGTCCAGTTCACGTTCCTGTTTTTACTATGGCTGTTGAGGTTGATGACAAAACATTCGAAGCTTCAGGGCCCTCCAAGAAAACTGCAAAACTTCATGTGGCTGTTAAG GTTCTGCAGGACATGGGACTGCCGACGGGAGTAGAAGTAAAAACTGCTGAACCTGTAAAAACTGAGGAAGTTGTAAATGAAGTGGAGATTAAACCATCTGTAGTAGCACCCCCTGTTTCAGAGACCAGTAGTAACTCGAATGTTCAGAATTCAGACTCTGGCAATAATTCTGAG AATGCTCGGCAACAGGGTCCAATTTTGACCAAGCATGGTAAGAATCCAGTAATGGAGCTAAATGAGAAAAGGAGAGGTCTAAAATACGAGTTAATATCGGAGACTGGAGGCAGTCACGACAAGCGCTTTGTCATGGAG GTTGAAGTGGATGGAATGAAATTCCAGGGTGCTGGCTCTAATAAAAAGGTGGCCAAAGCCTATGCTGCTCTAGCTGCTCTTGAAAAACTCTTTCCTGATGCACCTGCTGTAGACCCAGTTAAAAAGAAGAAACCACCACCGATG cATAATCCTGGTTTTGGGCTGATGGCTGCCGGTGCAGCAGGAGATGCTCCCGTTAACCCCAGAGGGCGAGGAAGAGGTGGACGTGGAAGAGGCAGAGGCAGGGGATTCAATAATGCAGGAGGCTACAACCAAG GAGGATATGGAAGCTACGGTTATGGATCAAATGCTAATTCTGGTTTTA ATAACTATAACAATGGTGGTGGATCTGGAGCAGCCTCGACAGgcagtggtggtggtggaggaggaggatACTCCTACTATCAGAATGATGGTGGCTACGGCCCTCCTCCACCAAATCCTAAGCCTGTTGCCAAAAAGCCTTTACACCATCAGGGGGTTAGTGGTGGTGCTGGTCTTGGAAAGCAGCCCTTCAGTGGAGGAGGGTCAGCAGGCTACCATTCACAGGGCAATCCAGGCCCCTACAGCCAGGGCCAGTATTCAGGATATAGTCAAGGTGGCCAAGCAAAGAAGAGCTTCAACTCCAGCCAAGGAGGTGGAGGCGGAGGCAGCTATTCAAACTACAGCACAGCCTACCCTAGTCAGGTGACTGGGGGGAGTGGAG CAGGATATGGCAGTAACAGTTACGGATCTGGAGGAGGATCCTATTCAAACCCGCAAGGAGGCTATGGTGGAGGATCTTCTGGTTCTGGCAGCAGCTATCAAG GCTTTGGCTCTCAGAGTTACAGCTCACAAGGTGGAAGCAGCCAAAGCTACGGTGGCAGTCAGTCTTCATATTCTAGCCATCGGGGGTATGGAGGAGGAGAACAAGGCTATCAATACAGATGA
- the LOC120541157 gene encoding interleukin enhancer-binding factor 3-like isoform X5 has product MGRGCGQKRGGKAKRGELVPMPVWDEHMAYEELLYWDSLIHLGRRLHPQDYDRYEELRYWYDCLCYKEDLRIYYQYQAAEDAARPDPQDETSEFVMRPIRIFVNDDRHVMAKHSAVYPTQEELECVQNMVSHTERALKAVSDWLDEQEKTNNKPPSTVSEESAPEEKESEQKPDQATRTLRGVMRVGLVAKGLLLKGDLDLELVLLCKEKPTISLLKKVADNLTVQLKTVTEESYEVIQSIREAAIVIKSTKEPVLSLTIHLTSPVVREEAEKQAAGETLSVNDPPDVLDRQKCLTALASLRHAKWFQARANGLKSCVIVIRILRDLCSRVPTWSPLRGWPLELLCEKAIGTGNRPMGAGEALRRVLECIASGILMPGKDGPGISDPCEKEITDAINHLDRQQREDITQSAQHALRLAAFGQLHKVLGMDPLPSKMPRKPKSDTPIDYTVQIPPSTTYAPPVKRPIEEEEGGDDKSPNKKKKKLQKKAPEEKAEPPQAMNALMRLNQLKPGLQYKLISQTGPVHVPVFTMAVEVDDKTFEASGPSKKTAKLHVAVKVLQDMGLPTGVEVKTAEPVKTEEVVNEVEIKPSVVAPPVSETSSNSNVQNSDSGNNSENARQQGPILTKHGKNPVMELNEKRRGLKYELISETGGSHDKRFVMEVEVDGMKFQGAGSNKKVAKAYAALAALEKLFPDAPAVDPVKKKKPPPMHNPGFGLMAAGAAGDAPVNPRGRGRGGRGRGRGRGFNNAGGYNQGGYGSYGYGSNANSGFSDFVSDCYGYHDFES; this is encoded by the exons atacGAAGAACTGCGCTACTGGTACGACTGTCTGTGTTACAAGGAGGACCTAAGAATATATTACCAGTACCAAGCAGCTGAAGACGCTGCCAGACCGGACCCCCAGGACGAAACTTCAGAATTTGTCATG CGCCCAATCAGAATCTTTGTGAATGATGATCGCCATGTTATGGCAAAACACTCTGCAGTATATCCAACACAGGAAGAACTTGAATGTGTCCAGAACATGGTGTCTCATACTGAGAGAGCTCTCAAAGCTGTGTCCGACTGGCTAGATGAGCAAGAGAAAACCAATAACAAACCGCCGTCAACTGTGAGTGAGGAATCTGCCCCGGAGGAAAAGGAAAG cgAGCAGAAACCTGACCAGGCAACAAGGACATTGCGAGGGGTTATGAGGGTAGGCCTTGTGGCCAAGGGCCTGCTCTTGAAAGGGGATCTTGATCTGGAATTAGTTCTCCTCTGTAAAGAGAAGCCTACCATCTCACTCCTTAAGAAAGTAGCAGATAATCTGACTGTTCAATTGAAG ACTGTGACAGAAGAAAGTTATGAGGTAATCCAGAGCATACGAGAAGCGGCTATAGTCATCAAAAGTACGAAAGAGCCTGTGCTGTCTCTCACAATACATTTGACTTCTCCAGTAGTTCGAGAAGAAGCAGAGAAGCAGGCTGCTGGAG AAACGCTATCAGTCAACGATCCTCCGGATGTTCTGGACAGGCAGAAATGCCTTACTGCCTTGGCGTCCCTCCGCCACGCCAAGTGGTTCCAG GCAAGGGCAAATGGTTTGAAGTCCTGTGTCATTGTTATCCGTATCCTTAGAGACTTGTGTTCAAGAGTTCCTACCTGGTCTCCATTAAGAGGATGG CCACTTGAGTTACTCTGTGAAAAGGCCATTGGAACAGGTAACAGGCCAATGGGTGCTGGAGAGGCCCTGCGTAGAGTCCTTGAGTGCATTGCCTCAGGAATACTTATGCCAGGTAAAG ATGGCCCTGGCATTTCTGACCCATGTGAAAAGGAAATCACTGATGCCATTAACCACTTAGACAGACAGCAGCGAGAGGATATTACACAGAGTGCTCAG CATGCATTGCGGTTGGCTGCATTTGGACAACTTCACAAAGTGTTGGGAATGGATCCTCTGCCTTCAAAAATGCCAAGAAAGCCAAAAAGTGACACCCCAATTGACTATACAG ttcaAATCCCTCCTAGTACAACTTACGCTCCCCCTGTGAAAAGAcctatagaagaagaagaaggtggtgaTGACAAGAGccctaataaaaagaaaaagaaattgcaaaaaaaag CTCCTGAAGAGAAAGCTGAACCCCCACAAGCAATGAATGCACTAATGAGGTTAAATCAACTGAAGCCCGGTCTCCAGTACAAACTTATTTCTCAGACGGGTCCAGTTCACGTTCCTGTTTTTACTATGGCTGTTGAGGTTGATGACAAAACATTCGAAGCTTCAGGGCCCTCCAAGAAAACTGCAAAACTTCATGTGGCTGTTAAG GTTCTGCAGGACATGGGACTGCCGACGGGAGTAGAAGTAAAAACTGCTGAACCTGTAAAAACTGAGGAAGTTGTAAATGAAGTGGAGATTAAACCATCTGTAGTAGCACCCCCTGTTTCAGAGACCAGTAGTAACTCGAATGTTCAGAATTCAGACTCTGGCAATAATTCTGAG AATGCTCGGCAACAGGGTCCAATTTTGACCAAGCATGGTAAGAATCCAGTAATGGAGCTAAATGAGAAAAGGAGAGGTCTAAAATACGAGTTAATATCGGAGACTGGAGGCAGTCACGACAAGCGCTTTGTCATGGAG GTTGAAGTGGATGGAATGAAATTCCAGGGTGCTGGCTCTAATAAAAAGGTGGCCAAAGCCTATGCTGCTCTAGCTGCTCTTGAAAAACTCTTTCCTGATGCACCTGCTGTAGACCCAGTTAAAAAGAAGAAACCACCACCGATG cATAATCCTGGTTTTGGGCTGATGGCTGCCGGTGCAGCAGGAGATGCTCCCGTTAACCCCAGAGGGCGAGGAAGAGGTGGACGTGGAAGAGGCAGAGGCAGGGGATTCAATAATGCAGGAGGCTACAACCAAG GAGGATATGGAAGCTACGGTTATGGATCAAATGCTAATTCTGGTTTTA GTGACTTTGTCTCAGACTGCTATGGCTACCACGATTTTGAATCATAA